The Bosea beijingensis genome contains the following window.
CCGTCCACGACCAGGCGCGCGATCGCCGTTCCGGCATGGCTTCGTTATCTGGTTGAAACATCTCCGTCATTTGGATGACGAAAGTATCCTTCCGCCTCTTCTAGGCTGCCTTTCATGGCCCTCCCGAACGGAAATCGGGCAGGCTGGCTGAAGAGCGTGCGGGTTGTGTACGGCTCTATCAGGAAGGCCGAGGATTCAGCGCGGCCGAAGGGGGAGCGCCGCGCTGCGCAGCAGTGAAACGAGCTGGCTTTGCTGTCGGGTGTTCGTCTTCTGGAAGATGCGCGCCAGATGCGTGCGTGCGGTCGAAATCCGGACGCCCTGGGCCTCGGCAGCCTCGGTCAGGGATGATCCGCTCGCAAGGGCGGAGGCGAACTTGGCTTCGGTATCGGTGAGATCGAAGAGCTGGCGCGCGCAGGCGACGATATTGGTCGCCGTCTCCAGGCGCCGCAGCGCGATCAGCGCCTTTCCACCCGCGTGAGCCTGTGTGACGGAGGGGGGCGCTGGCATGGCGCAGGCCGAAAGCGAATGAGAACCGTCCTCGCCATGCAGGATCATGCTGGCCTGGCCCGGGGCGAGCGGGTCCTGCGCGCTGCGCAAGGCCCCTTCGACCAATTGCCTGAGTTGGCGCTGATCACCCGGCCGGCGCGCGTACAGGCGTCCCTGCCGCAGGCCGAGCGCGCTCTCGGGATCGGACAGGATCTCGTCGGCACCTTCGTTGGCGTAGGTGATCCGCATATCCGGGTCGAGGATCGCGATGCCCATCGCGATCTGGTCGAGAGCGCTGCGCGCCTCGTCCCGCTGGATGATCACCCGGCCTATATGACGGCGCAATTCGACGACGCGCCGCAGCACCGGATAGAGTTTTTCGAGCACGGCGACATCTTCCGAGTCGAATCCCTCCTGCCGCCGGCCGCGCTGCACGTCGAAGAACCAGAAGGCCTCCCCGTTGCTGGCGAGGCGGCAGGCCATGCCGCCATACATGTCCTGCGGGCGCATCCATTCCTGCCAGACGCGCGAATTACGCAGGGTCTCCGCGCCGAACACGTCATGGTCGTGATAGATTTCTCCGAGCGGGATATCGCGCAGCGCACCGCCCATATCGATGAAGTCGGGCGCGAGTTCGCCGAAGCAACGTTCCTGCAGCGCGGGGTCGGGATTGGTCGTGTAGCAGGCCCAGTCCTCGGGGCTGGGCCCGAACCCGGCGAAACAGGCCTTCGAGCCGTTGAAAAGCTGCCGCATCGTTTCGGCGGCGGCCTGCATCTGCCCTTCGTCCATCGCCCCGACCAGCAACTGGTCGATCGCGGACATCACGGTATCGACGTCGAGGCGCGGCATGAGAGGTCCCGGCTGGCCACGGAAGACGCATGCGTGATGCGCCCTGTCGAAACTAGCAGTATGGACCGCTCAGGAAAAGTCCAAAAACAATCCAAAGTTTTTTATCGATCCCGCGCCGCTTCATCAACGGCTCATCGTTGCGATGGCGTCGGTCGTCGGCAGCGCGTCGAAGACGCCGTGCCGCGTGGTGGTCAGGGCGCCGGCCGCGGCGGCGTCGCGCAACGCGTCCGGCAAAGAGCGTCCCATCGCCAGGTGGACGCCGAGGGTTGTCGCAAAGGCGTCGCCCGCGCCGAGCGAATCAATCGCCTCGACCGGAAAGCCCGCTTGCATGACAAGAGGAGCATTCGGTGTGATGGCCAAGGCGCCGGCCGCGCCGCGGGTCAGGACGACGAGGCGCGGCCCCCGTTCCAGAAGCGCCGGACCGAGCTCCCTTGCAAAGCGCTTTGGCTCGGTGGGTCCATCCGGTTCCAGGGCAAGCGCGGTCGCGAGGCCGCGCGCCTCGGTCTCGTTGATGATCAGGATCGAGGTCAGCGCCAGGATGGCGGCGGGAATCGCCCGATAGGGCGAGGGGTTGAGCAGGGTCGGAACGCCGGCTTGCCGGGCCAGGCGGAAGGCTGCCTCGATCGGGGCGTCGCTGATCTCGAACTGGGCCATCACCAGCGCGGCATCGGCGATGGCTTGTGCCCGCTCCTGGACATGCCCGGCCGTGAGGGCGAGATTGGCACCGGAGGCGACGGCGAGGCAGGTCTCGCCGCCCGCATCCGTGAAGCCGATGCCGCTGCCGGTGCTGCCGGCGAGCCGGACCAGCATCGACGGCGGCAGGCCGGCCCGTTCGAGCGCCGGCGGGGCGAAGGTGGCAGCGAGATCGTCGCCGACCGCGAGCAGGCCGTCGACCGCGGCGCCCAGGCGGCGCGCCATGATCGCCTGGTTCAACCCCTTGCCGCCCGGCTCGATCGTCACGGTTTCGGCAGCGAGCGATTCACCCGGGCGCGGGAAGCGGGCGACCTTCGCCGAACACGCGACGACGAAGCTTCCGAGCACGAAGATGGGTTTCCCAATCATAGAATTTGATTTCCACAATCTCGAACTGCTACGCGGGTTGTGTCACGCTCATGCCAACGATGACAGTGCCTAAGCAGAATACGAAACCGCCCTTCCAGGACCTGCTGGAACTGCGCACCGATACCGCCAAGCCGCTCTACCAGCAGCTTGAGGACCAGCTGATTCAATTGATCGGCGACGGTACGCTGCCCCCTGGCACGACCCTGCCGGCCGAGCGCCAGCTTGCCGAGCGGCTCAGCATCAGCCGCGCCACCGTGCAGCGCTCCTACAACGCCTTGCGCGAGCGCAAGCTGCTGAGCGCGCAGGGGCGCCTGGGCTCGATCGTCCAGGGCACGGGGCCGCGGCTGCATTCCGGCATGGACCGGCTGAAGGGCTTCACAGAAGAGATGAAGGAACTCGGCCGC
Protein-coding sequences here:
- a CDS encoding PfkB family carbohydrate kinase → MIGKPIFVLGSFVVACSAKVARFPRPGESLAAETVTIEPGGKGLNQAIMARRLGAAVDGLLAVGDDLAATFAPPALERAGLPPSMLVRLAGSTGSGIGFTDAGGETCLAVASGANLALTAGHVQERAQAIADAALVMAQFEISDAPIEAAFRLARQAGVPTLLNPSPYRAIPAAILALTSILIINETEARGLATALALEPDGPTEPKRFARELGPALLERGPRLVVLTRGAAGALAITPNAPLVMQAGFPVEAIDSLGAGDAFATTLGVHLAMGRSLPDALRDAAAAGALTTTRHGVFDALPTTDAIATMSR
- a CDS encoding helix-turn-helix transcriptional regulator gives rise to the protein MPRLDVDTVMSAIDQLLVGAMDEGQMQAAAETMRQLFNGSKACFAGFGPSPEDWACYTTNPDPALQERCFGELAPDFIDMGGALRDIPLGEIYHDHDVFGAETLRNSRVWQEWMRPQDMYGGMACRLASNGEAFWFFDVQRGRRQEGFDSEDVAVLEKLYPVLRRVVELRRHIGRVIIQRDEARSALDQIAMGIAILDPDMRITYANEGADEILSDPESALGLRQGRLYARRPGDQRQLRQLVEGALRSAQDPLAPGQASMILHGEDGSHSLSACAMPAPPSVTQAHAGGKALIALRRLETATNIVACARQLFDLTDTEAKFASALASGSSLTEAAEAQGVRISTARTHLARIFQKTNTRQQSQLVSLLRSAALPLRPR